TGATGCCCTATCCGGATACGTTGGCAGCCCGTGCCGAACTGTGCCGCAGCATTATTCTTTCCGCAGGCGAACTGGTGCTGAAAGGCTTTGAGGGTGAGGCGACGCGCAGCTTCTCGATGAAGGGTCCGCAGGACTTTCTGACGGTGACGGATGCTGCCTCCGAAGCGCATATTCGCGGTGCGATCTCGGCCTGCTTTCCCAATGACAGTTTTTTTGGCGAGGAGGGCGGCGGTGTAATCGGCGACCGTGTCTGGGTCGTCGATCCCGTGGACGGCACCGCGAACTTCGCCCGTGGCATACCGCATTTCTGCATTTCTATCGCCTATGTTGAAAATGGGCGAACCGAAATCGGCGCGATCTACAATCCCGCGCTCAACGAGCTTTATTTCGCCCGCCGCGGCGAGGGGGCGACACGCAACGGGCAGCCGATCCGGGTTGCGGAAACGCAACGTTTCGATGCGGCATCAATCGAAATGGGCTGGTCGACGCGTATAGCCAATGCCACCTATCTCGATGTCGTCAAGAACCTGCTCGATATGGGCACCAATGTGCGCCGTGCCGGTTCCGGCGCGCTGGCGCTTGCCTATGTTGCCGATGGCCGTTCCGATGCCTATCTCGAATTGCACATGAATTCATGGGATTGTCTTGCGGGACTGTTACTCGTCAGCGAAGCTGGCGGCGATGTCTGCCCCTTCCTGGAGATTGGTAGTCTTGAAGATGGTGGGCCGGTGCTGGCCGCAGCTGGCGGCGTTGCGAGCGGCGTCAGCCAGGCATCGAAGATACCATTGGCAGAGCGGCAGCCTTCGGATCGGCAGCAGGCCCTATCGGCGTGAATTTAGACGGGCACCCTTCCGTGAAGGGTGCTTGGTGTATGTGGAGGAATGACATGGATGGACCCGTTTATGCCCGGCCTGCGATCAGCCTGATTGCGAAAGGGCTCGGCCCGCATAATGCTGCGCTTTATATCGGCGGCAGCGATGGTGCGAGCGATCTCGGGCTCCTGCGCCGGCACGGCATTACCACCGTCGTTAATTGCGCCGTCAATCTGGATATCAATCTCGTGCAGGCAACGGCGGAAGAGGGCGACAGGCGTGCCGTGGGTTATGGCGATATCCGCTATTACAAGCTCGGTCTCATCGATGGCGAAGGCAGCCCCGACACCATGATGCTGGGGGCCTACTACATCCTCGACGGTGCGCTTCGCCAGACCATGCCGAAGCGGGAAACCTATCCCTTCCCCGATGGTGGCAATGTGCTCGTCAATTGCCGCAGCGGCCGCAGCCGGTCCGTATCATTGGTCGCGCTCTTCCTGCACAAGCAGCAGCCGCATCTCTATCCCACACTTGACGATGCACTGGCCGTGATCCGCACGAAGCGGGAATTGCGCCCGGATGAATGGTTCGAGACGCCGAAACCTATGCTCTATGCCGCAGCCCGCCGTGCTTCCGACTGGATTGACATGGTCGAGGGCAGAAAGACTGTTCAATCATGCTGAAACGCACGCTTCCCTCCGTCGCCGTCATTGCCGATGCCCATTTTCATGACACGGCGGCCGATTTCGGTTTCCCCGGCATAGAGATCGGTGGTGAGCGCATCACCATGCGCAGCTGGTCGGATACGCGCGAATCCACCCGGGTTTTCAACGAAAGCGCCGATGCGTTGCATGCCGCGCTCGAAGAGGTGCGGCAGCGCGGCATTCGCCACGTGGTGCTGCTTGGCGACTATACCGACGACGGCCAGCGGGCGACCTCCGAGACGCTGAAGGGTATTCTGGAGCACCATCGCAATGCCCATGGCACCGCCTTTTATGCATTGCCCGGAAATCACGATATTTTCGGCCCGCGTGGCCGGCACCATACCAAGGAGTTCCTGACGGAGAACGGCAAATGCCTTTCCGTTTCGAGCGATGCGCGGCGGGCCGGCGAACGGGTCGTGATCAGCGACCGGATGTATTGCGAGGGTTATCCTGCGGGCCTGGAGCCAATGGCGGCCTTCGGTTATTTCCGCCGGCCGGACTACCTGCACTGGGAAACACCGTTCGGGCTTTCCGATGCGGCGGAAGACCGCCTCTACGAGGTGCGCTCGCCCGATGGCCGCAATGTCTACCAGCTGATGGACGCTTCCTATCTGGTGGAGCCGGAACCCGGCCTCTGGCTGCTGATGATCGACGCCAATATTTTCGAACCGCTCGACGGTACTTTCGAGAGGGGTGAAGAATCAGCCTTCACCGACAGCACCTCCGGCGGCTGGAATGCGCTCTTGCGCAGCAAACCCTTCATCATCGACTGGATTGCCGATGTGCGTGAGAGGGCGGAGGCGCTCGGCAAGACCTTGCTCGGTTTCTCCCACTATCCGGCGCTCGATCCCTTCGATGGCGCAAGCGGTGCCGAAAGCGCGCTGTTCGGCGAAACCAATGTCGTGCGCCGCACGCCTCGAAAGGCAGTTGAGGATGCGTTGATCAAGGCCGGGCTTAAACTTCATTTTAGCGGGCATCTGCATGTGGAAGGTGTGACCCGCCGCGGGGAGGGCGAAACCTCGCTCACCAATATCGCCGTGCCGTCCCTGGTCGCCTTTCCGCCCGCCTTCAAGATTGTGCATCCTTCGCAGCACGAAGTTTCCGTCGAAACGGTGGAAATGGCCGCCCTGCCGATCAACGATCGCATTTGCCGGGGTTATGCGCAGGAAACCGCACTTGCGGGCGAGGATGAGGATGCGGCGTTTGCGGCGGGCGATTACGGTGATTTCCTGCTTGGCCATAAACGCGCGCTGATCAGGCATCGTTATTTCACAAAGGAGTGGCCAGCCGGGATCGTGGCGGCGATTGCGGATAAAACCGTATCGGAGGTTATCGGCCTGCTGGGAGAGCAGAATATTGCCCCGCATGATGCCGTCCTGTCCTCCGGACTGCCGATGTTCGAGCTGATTGCCGACTGGTATTGCCTGCGTCAGGGCGCGGGCCTGGCGCTTGCGCATATCGAGCCTCAACGGCTTTCCCTTTACCGGGTGCTGGCGGCGCGTTTTGGCCGCGAGCCCGATCATCACGACGGTTCGGTCAAGAGTTTTATCGAAATCTTCTTCGGCGCCCTCGGGCTGTTTCTAGAGCGTGCCGAAGGCGGTTCGCAGCATCTGGAACTGCGTCTCACACCGCAACGTCAATCCATGGCGGTGTGATACGAAGATTTTTTCGCCGCAATCGGCGATGTGAACGGGGCATCTCAGCGGCCCCTCCGGGAAGAGTGGCGGCAGGCAGGACAGGCGAGGTGATCTAGTGGAATCGGTCGTTGTCAGCATCAATCTGTTCGGTGCGGTGGCCCTGCTGCTTTTCGGCCTTGGGCAGATCAAGGAAGGGATGTCCCGCGCTTTCGGCGCCAGGCTTCGCATCGGGCTGGCGGCCGGTACCCGCGGCGGGTTTCGCTCCTTCATCGCCGGCCTCGTGGCGACGATCGCCCTGCAGAGTTCGACTGCCACGGCGCTGATGGTCGCCTCCTTCGTCGAAAAAGACCTCATCGCTCCGGCGATGGCGCAGATCGTGCTGCTCGGCGCCAATGTCGGCACCGCCACAACGGCGTGGATTGTCGCACTCGGGCTTGGCTGGTTGTCGCCCATGCTGATCCTTGCCGGCGTCATTTTGCTGCGCGGAAAATCGGTGCAGCGACAGGGCGCGGGTGCGGCCCTTGCCGGCGTCGGTCTGATGTTGCTTTCCCTGCATCTTCTCTCGGCGGCCACGGATCCCATCCGGCAGTCGCAGTCGCTGAACCTCTTCATTTCCATGCTTGGCAATGCCTGGCCGGTTGCATTGATCTTTTCGGCGGTACTGGCCGTGCTGGCGTCCTCCAGCCTCGCCATCGTCGTTCTCATCCTGTCGCTTGCGGCAAGCGGCGGCATCGAAACGAGCCTTGTCATCGTGCTGGTGCTCGGCGCCAATCTCGGCGGCGCGGTTCCGCCGGTGCTGGCAACGCTGAAGGCGCCGGTTGCGGCGCGCCGGGTGGCGCTCGGCAACCTCATCGTCCGCACGACCGGCTGTGTCGCAGCCCTGCCGCTTGCGGGGTATGGCGCGGCACTGCTCGACATGTCGCCTTTCTCGCACGCCAATCTTGCTGTTGATGCGCATCTCATCTTCAACCTCACGGTTGCCGTCATCGCATGGCCGCTATCGCCCCTGCTGCTGCGGGTGACGACCGCGCTGCTGCCGGAAAAAGAGGG
This portion of the Agrobacterium tumefaciens genome encodes:
- a CDS encoding inositol monophosphatase, which codes for MDLMPYPDTLAARAELCRSIILSAGELVLKGFEGEATRSFSMKGPQDFLTVTDAASEAHIRGAISACFPNDSFFGEEGGGVIGDRVWVVDPVDGTANFARGIPHFCISIAYVENGRTEIGAIYNPALNELYFARRGEGATRNGQPIRVAETQRFDAASIEMGWSTRIANATYLDVVKNLLDMGTNVRRAGSGALALAYVADGRSDAYLELHMNSWDCLAGLLLVSEAGGDVCPFLEIGSLEDGGPVLAAAGGVASGVSQASKIPLAERQPSDRQQALSA
- a CDS encoding Na/Pi cotransporter family protein; the encoded protein is MESVVVSINLFGAVALLLFGLGQIKEGMSRAFGARLRIGLAAGTRGGFRSFIAGLVATIALQSSTATALMVASFVEKDLIAPAMAQIVLLGANVGTATTAWIVALGLGWLSPMLILAGVILLRGKSVQRQGAGAALAGVGLMLLSLHLLSAATDPIRQSQSLNLFISMLGNAWPVALIFSAVLAVLASSSLAIVVLILSLAASGGIETSLVIVLVLGANLGGAVPPVLATLKAPVAARRVALGNLIVRTTGCVAALPLAGYGAALLDMSPFSHANLAVDAHLIFNLTVAVIAWPLSPLLLRVTTALLPEKEGAESSRSYLDTHDLNQPVAALAGASREVMLVGDLIERMLRQASDAMRDSDLSKLNDISALEGRVDRIQHAIKVYVLKVGRDGLCQKDQRRAMDIVEYAINLEHIGDIIEKGIRPEIAKKIDLGLSFSDDGKSELERLFSITLDNIRMAQSVFATRNADLARRLVEVKEDVRRLEKQSSDRHLQRLRDGRADSIQTSSVHLDMLRDLKRINAHIAAVAHPILDESGLLIESRIKQAG
- a CDS encoding metallophosphoesterase is translated as MLKRTLPSVAVIADAHFHDTAADFGFPGIEIGGERITMRSWSDTRESTRVFNESADALHAALEEVRQRGIRHVVLLGDYTDDGQRATSETLKGILEHHRNAHGTAFYALPGNHDIFGPRGRHHTKEFLTENGKCLSVSSDARRAGERVVISDRMYCEGYPAGLEPMAAFGYFRRPDYLHWETPFGLSDAAEDRLYEVRSPDGRNVYQLMDASYLVEPEPGLWLLMIDANIFEPLDGTFERGEESAFTDSTSGGWNALLRSKPFIIDWIADVRERAEALGKTLLGFSHYPALDPFDGASGAESALFGETNVVRRTPRKAVEDALIKAGLKLHFSGHLHVEGVTRRGEGETSLTNIAVPSLVAFPPAFKIVHPSQHEVSVETVEMAALPINDRICRGYAQETALAGEDEDAAFAAGDYGDFLLGHKRALIRHRYFTKEWPAGIVAAIADKTVSEVIGLLGEQNIAPHDAVLSSGLPMFELIADWYCLRQGAGLALAHIEPQRLSLYRVLAARFGREPDHHDGSVKSFIEIFFGALGLFLERAEGGSQHLELRLTPQRQSMAV
- a CDS encoding dual specificity protein phosphatase family protein; translated protein: MDGPVYARPAISLIAKGLGPHNAALYIGGSDGASDLGLLRRHGITTVVNCAVNLDINLVQATAEEGDRRAVGYGDIRYYKLGLIDGEGSPDTMMLGAYYILDGALRQTMPKRETYPFPDGGNVLVNCRSGRSRSVSLVALFLHKQQPHLYPTLDDALAVIRTKRELRPDEWFETPKPMLYAAARRASDWIDMVEGRKTVQSC